A DNA window from uncultured Methanoregula sp. contains the following coding sequences:
- a CDS encoding NDP-sugar synthase, whose amino-acid sequence MCGGEGTRLRPLTFERPKPCIPIVNRPSIQHLVAHLTNLGFREVVLTLGYMGTAIEEALGDGSFFGAEITYVHETTKLGTAGSVKNAQKYLDGQDFLVVGGDHVTDLNVLEFYRAHQKEKAMVSIGLISIDDPGEYGIAEMDVGYEIRRFKEKPAPGEIFSNLASTGMYVCSPEVFDHIPAETKYDFARDLFPKLMGEGHVLKGWFARGNWTDVGSPHSLRQAERWKLQDIEFTDIIGDLSMHGAQVHGPVQLGGSITLGKNTKVIGPVAIGSGTIIGDNVLIGPYTSIGEKCILRNNVKVFSSSIYNRVIIGANTTVSGSIMDNDTHIGEHCSIENDTVIGPRVVLRDRVVVHSKTRLWPEVVITDGTVVKEHVLNDKFDVRCEGS is encoded by the coding sequence ATGTGCGGGGGGGAAGGCACCCGCCTCCGCCCGCTCACGTTCGAACGGCCAAAACCCTGTATCCCCATCGTCAACCGCCCCTCTATCCAGCATCTCGTCGCACACCTCACGAATCTGGGATTCCGTGAAGTGGTCCTGACCCTGGGCTACATGGGAACCGCGATAGAGGAAGCGCTTGGCGATGGATCGTTCTTCGGTGCCGAGATCACGTACGTTCATGAAACAACGAAACTCGGTACTGCCGGCAGTGTGAAAAATGCCCAGAAATATCTCGACGGCCAGGATTTTCTTGTCGTTGGTGGCGATCATGTCACGGATCTCAATGTCCTTGAATTCTACCGGGCCCACCAGAAAGAGAAGGCCATGGTCAGCATCGGCCTCATCTCCATCGATGATCCCGGCGAATATGGTATTGCCGAGATGGATGTCGGGTATGAGATCCGGCGTTTCAAGGAAAAACCCGCTCCCGGTGAGATCTTCTCGAACCTTGCGAGTACCGGGATGTATGTCTGCAGTCCGGAGGTGTTCGATCATATCCCTGCCGAGACAAAGTATGATTTTGCCCGGGATCTCTTCCCCAAACTCATGGGCGAGGGGCATGTCCTCAAGGGCTGGTTTGCCCGGGGCAACTGGACGGATGTCGGGAGCCCCCATTCACTCCGCCAGGCAGAACGGTGGAAATTGCAGGATATCGAATTCACGGATATCATCGGCGATCTCTCCATGCATGGTGCACAGGTTCACGGCCCGGTGCAGCTTGGGGGGTCTATCACCCTTGGGAAGAATACCAAAGTGATTGGCCCGGTGGCAATTGGTTCCGGGACAATCATCGGCGATAATGTCCTGATAGGCCCTTATACGAGCATTGGTGAAAAGTGCATTCTCCGGAACAATGTCAAGGTCTTCTCCTCCTCCATTTACAACCGTGTTATCATCGGAGCCAATACCACGGTCTCAGGCAGTATCATGGACAATGATACGCACATCGGCGAGCACTGCAGCATTGAGAACGACACGGTGATCGGGCCCAGGGTTGTCCTGAGGGACCGTGTAGTTGTCCACTCCAAGACCCGTCTCTGGCCGGAAGTCGTGATTACCGATGGGACGGTTGTAAAAGAGCATGTTCTCAATGACAAGTTTGACGTGCGCTGCGAGGGGTCATAA
- a CDS encoding radical SAM protein codes for MHYRYLFGPVSSRRLGRSLGVDLVPLKTCNYDCVYCECGKTTNATSKRQEFIPTGEVISELSHFLSSSPALDYITFAGSGEPTLFRGIGEVIRFLKDRFPKYRIAVLTNSSLLSDPEVRTDLMPADVVLPTFSTAINGTFQAMHRPVPGMDPAVILEGLLRFRGEYRGEIWLEIFIIPGLNTSDLELAGLRDAIYAIQPDRVQLNTLDRPGTDDQVRPASPGELARIARALGFTKTEIVESTCYVDAGSR; via the coding sequence ATGCACTACCGCTATCTCTTTGGCCCGGTGAGTTCACGCCGGCTTGGAAGATCGCTCGGGGTGGATCTCGTCCCCCTGAAGACCTGCAACTATGACTGCGTGTACTGCGAGTGCGGCAAAACAACGAATGCAACCAGCAAGCGGCAGGAGTTCATCCCGACCGGGGAAGTCATCTCTGAACTCTCGCACTTCCTCTCCTCGTCCCCGGCCCTTGATTATATCACCTTTGCCGGTTCCGGTGAACCCACGCTCTTCCGGGGTATCGGCGAGGTCATCCGTTTCCTCAAAGACCGGTTCCCCAAATACCGTATCGCGGTTCTCACCAACAGCAGCCTCCTTTCCGATCCCGAGGTCAGGACTGATCTGATGCCGGCCGATGTCGTGCTGCCCACGTTCTCGACTGCGATCAACGGGACATTCCAGGCCATGCACCGACCCGTACCGGGGATGGATCCTGCTGTTATTCTTGAAGGTCTCCTTCGATTCCGGGGGGAGTACCGGGGTGAGATCTGGCTGGAGATCTTCATCATTCCGGGCCTCAACACGTCTGATCTGGAATTGGCCGGGCTGCGGGATGCAATATACGCCATTCAGCCTGACCGGGTGCAGCTCAATACCCTGGACCGGCCGGGTACAGATGACCAGGTACGGCCGGCGTCCCCGGGGGAACTTGCGCGGATTGCACGGGCACTCGGGTTTACCAAAACGGAGATCGTCGAATCCACCTGTTATGTGGACGCCGGCTCACGGTAA
- a CDS encoding CBS domain-containing protein, translating into MEKKKVKDYMTYDVVSVDLTGTAKNVIEKIQKTHHDGFPVVDGSVVVGYISARDLLFVEASTPISQVMSDNLIVADPDMDINDAARVIFRSGIQKLPVVDEKNHLLGIISNSDVIRSQIEHVSPEKVFNFITTLKKLYGVDPTLDRGTVPVKDLLPTQSKIYEDELEGRIYEIKKGLAEPIIVVKRPTKIILVDGHHRAVAAKRMGLTALDAYIIEIREDIELGMERTARAMNLKTLDDIQVLDYARHPLVAITHRLVKR; encoded by the coding sequence ATGGAAAAAAAGAAGGTCAAGGACTACATGACCTACGACGTCGTCAGTGTTGATCTCACCGGCACAGCCAAAAACGTCATCGAAAAGATACAAAAGACCCATCATGACGGGTTCCCGGTCGTGGACGGTTCGGTTGTTGTAGGATATATTTCCGCCCGGGACCTTCTGTTCGTGGAAGCTTCGACGCCAATCAGCCAGGTCATGTCGGATAACCTGATCGTTGCCGACCCCGATATGGATATCAACGATGCTGCCCGGGTCATCTTCCGTTCCGGCATCCAGAAACTTCCGGTTGTTGACGAGAAGAACCACCTTCTTGGAATCATCTCCAATTCAGATGTGATCCGGTCGCAGATCGAACACGTCTCTCCGGAGAAGGTCTTCAATTTTATCACCACCCTCAAGAAACTCTATGGTGTGGATCCCACACTTGACCGGGGAACCGTGCCGGTCAAGGATCTCCTCCCGACCCAGTCGAAGATCTACGAGGACGAACTGGAGGGACGGATTTACGAGATCAAGAAGGGACTTGCCGAGCCGATTATTGTCGTCAAGCGTCCCACCAAGATCATCCTCGTCGACGGCCATCACCGGGCAGTTGCAGCAAAACGGATGGGCCTCACCGCACTGGATGCGTATATCATTGAAATTCGCGAGGATATCGAACTCGGGATGGAGAGGACGGCGCGTGCGATGAACTTGAAGACACTGGACGATATCCAGGTTCTCGATTATGCCCGCCACCCGCTGGTGGCGATCACCCACCGGCTGGTAAAAAGATAA